Proteins encoded by one window of Ictidomys tridecemlineatus isolate mIctTri1 chromosome 7, mIctTri1.hap1, whole genome shotgun sequence:
- the Zbtb10 gene encoding zinc finger and BTB domain-containing protein 10 isoform X2 → MTRQERSFHRTVISKVPGELVAREGKCASRARESEIPSEEGYCDFNSRPNENSYCYQLLRQLDEQRKKDILCDVSIVVSGKIFKAHKNILVAGSRFFKTLYCVSNKESPNQNNTTHLDIAAVQGFSVILDFLYSGNLVLTSQNAIEVMTVASYLQMSEVVQTCRNFIKDALNISIKSEAPESVVVDYNNRKPVNRDGLSSRDQKIASFWATRNLTNLASNIKIENDGCNVDEGQIENYQMNDSNWVQDGSPELAENESQGQTKVFIWNNMVSQGIQDTGKTRRKNQTTKRFIYNIPPNNETNLEDCSAMQPPVAYPEENKTLIIKEEPDLDGALLSGPDGDRNMNANLLAEACSGQDGGDAGTSHDFKYGLMPGPSSDFKYGLIPGTSNDFKYGLLPGASNDFKYGLLPESWPKQETWENGESSLIMNKLKCPHCSYVAKYRRTLKRHLLIHTGVRSFSCDICGKLFTRREHVKRHSLVHKKDKKYKCMVCKKIFMLAASVGIRHGSRRYGVCVDCADKSQPGGQEGVDQGQDTEFPRDEEYEENEVGEADEELVDDGEDQNDPSRWDESGDVCMSLDN, encoded by the exons GAATCAGAAATTCCATCAGAGGAGGGGTACTGTGACTTTAATAGTAGGCCAAATGAGAACTCTTACTGTTATCAACTTCTTCGACAACTAgatgaacagagaaagaaagacattcTTTGTGATGTCAGCATTGTGGTGAGCGGGAAAATCTTTAAAGCTCATAAGAACATCCTGGTTGCAGGCAGCCGTTTCTTTAAGACTTTATATTGCGTTTCAAACAAAGAAAGCCCTAACCAAAACAATACTACCCATTTAGATATTGCTGCAGTTCAAGGTTTTTCAGTCATCTTGGACTTCTTGTATTCTGGTAACCTGGTGCTCACAAGCCAAAATGCCATTGAAGTGATGACAGTGGCCAGCTACCTTCAAATGAGTGAAGTTGTTCAAACTTGCCGAAATTTCATTAAAGATGCCTTAAATATAAGCATTAAATCAGAAGCTCCGGAGTCTGTAGTTGTGGACTACAATAACAGAAAACCAGTTAATAGAGATGGTCTGTCTTCACGGGATCAAAAAATTGCCAGCTTTTGGGCAACACGGAATCTTACCAATTTGGCaagtaatataaaaattgaaaatgatggTTGTAATGTCGACGAGGGCCAAATAGAAAACTACCAAATGAATGACAGTAATTGGGTCCAGGATGGTTCTCCTGAATTGGCTGAAAATGAATCTCAAGGTCAAACAAAAGTATTTATTTGGAATAACATGGTCTCCCAGGGAATTCAAGACACTGGCAAAACAAGGAGGAAAAACCAAACTacaaagagatttatttataatataccacctaataatgaaacaaatttaGAAGATTGCTCAGCGATGCAGCCACCTGTTGCCTATCCAGAAGAAAATAAGACCCTAATCATTAAGGAGGAACCag ATTTGGATGGTGCTCTACTCTCAGGGCCTGATGGTGATAGGAATATGAATGCAAATTTATTGGCTGAAGCCTGCTCTGGTCAAGATGGAGGTGATGCTG GTACTTCACATGATTTCAAGTATGGTTTGATGCCTGGTCCATCAAGTGATTTCAAGTATGGATTAATACCAGGTACTTCAAATGATTTCAAGTATGGATTGCTACCAGGTGCTTCAAATGATTTCAAGTATGGATTATTGCCAGAATCGTGGCCAAAACAAGAAACTTGGGAAAATG GTGAATCATCTCTAATCATGAACAAATTAAAATGCCCTCATTGTAGCTATGTAGCCAAATACAGACGAACACTAAAAAGGCACTTGCTCATTCATACGGGAGTGAGATCATTTAGCTGTGACATTTGTGGAAAGCTGTTTACACGGAGAGAACATGTAAAAAGACATTCCCTG GTgcataaaaaggataaaaaatacaaatgtatggTGTGTAAGAAGATCTTCATGTTAGCAGCCAGTGTTGGAATAAGACATGGATCTCGACGCTATGGTGTTTGTGTAGACTGTGCAGATAAATCACAACCAGGAGGGCAAGAAGGTGTAGATCAGGGGCAGGATACAGAATTCCCTCGGGATGAAGAGTATGAGGAGAATGAAGTAGGAGAAGCTGATGAAGAGCTGGTTGATGATGGAGAAGATCAGAATGATCCATCTAGATGGGATGAATCAGGAGATGTCTGTATGTCTCTGGATAATTAA